Part of the Deltaproteobacteria bacterium genome is shown below.
TCGACGATCTTACCGGCGTACATCACGGCCACACGATCCGAGACTTGCGCAACAATGCCGAGATCGTGCGTAATCAGCACCAATCCCATCCCAAACCGCTGCTGCAATGACTGTAACAGACTTAAGATTTGCGCCTGCACCGTCACATCGAGCGCTGTGGTTGGCTCGTCGGCAATCAGCAGCTTCGGACGTCCGGCCAGCGCCATCGCGATCATCACGCGTTGACGCATCCCACCGCTCAATTCGTGAGGGTACGCAGCGGCGCGCAATCGCGGTTCCGGGATGCCAACCAGTTGCAGCAACTCCATCACGCGAGCCTGCACTGCATCGCCGGAGGTCCGCTCATGTGTTTGGATTGCCTCTGCGATTTGGGAGCCGGCACGCATCACGGGATTCAACGCCGTCATCGGTTCTTGGAAAATCATCGCGAGATCGCGACCCCGCACCGCGCGCAGCTCCGTGCCGGAGAGCTTGAGTAAATCGGTGCGGGCGCCCGCGACGGTCAGCCAGACGGAACCGCCGATAATCTTGGCTGGTGGTTCCGGAATCAATCGCAACAGCGAAAGCGCCGTCATGCTCTTGCCGCATCCCGAC
Proteins encoded:
- a CDS encoding ABC transporter ATP-binding protein, with protein sequence MALLEVEQLRTYLSMQGRVVKAVDDVSFTVDAGETLALVGESGCGKSMTALSLLRLIPEPPAKIIGGSVWLTVAGARTDLLKLSGTELRAVRGRDLAMIFQEPMTALNPVMRAGSQIAEAIQTHERTSGDAVQARVMELLQLVGIPEPRLRAAAYPHELSGGMRQRVMIAMALAGRPKLLIADEPTTALDVTVQAQILSLLQSLQQRFGMGLVLITHDLGIVAQVSDRVAVMYAGKIVESAGVRELFARPRHPYTVGLLHAVPQLSEGHNVERLTTIPGRVPDLAQLPIGCAFQDRCPRVQSQCREVAPPLEMCGDRHAVRCFNPVVGEKQ